From the genome of Rhizobium leguminosarum, one region includes:
- a CDS encoding E22 family MetX-like putative esterase, whose protein sequence is MRLKILITIAMMAGPALAYEPLVEKREFTLKNFVTRGGKTVPEMRLGYETYGTLNKARDNAILIPHFFSGSSHAAGKYKEEDVSAGYWDAIIGSGKPIDTDKYFVVSVDTPVNLGANDPNVITTGPATTNPKTGKPWGMDFPIMTIGDFVDTQKGLMEQLGIGKWHAVMGASMGGLQSYEWAARYPDKLERVIPVISSGWADANLIAWLDVWASPIKLDPNWNGGDYYTGQAPKAGLAQAMKTLTLQANSAEWTDGTFGRDWAREGADPGQSWANDYEVVTKLNEAGAARVAQLDANHFLYLVRANQLFVAGHPKDSLYKGLLDIEVPVMLIYTDEDLIFPGNAVRETGTIIKSDGTPVEFVELEGTRGHMDGVLSIAQAGERIRAFLEVK, encoded by the coding sequence ATGCGTCTGAAAATACTCATCACTATTGCCATGATGGCCGGCCCTGCATTGGCGTACGAGCCATTGGTTGAGAAGCGGGAATTTACCCTGAAAAACTTCGTGACACGTGGAGGCAAGACGGTTCCCGAAATGCGGTTGGGATATGAAACCTATGGCACGCTGAACAAAGCCAGGGATAATGCCATCCTGATTCCGCATTTTTTCAGCGGAAGCAGTCACGCGGCGGGGAAATATAAGGAGGAGGATGTAAGCGCCGGCTATTGGGATGCAATCATCGGATCGGGCAAGCCCATCGATACGGACAAATACTTTGTCGTGTCGGTCGACACACCGGTCAATCTCGGTGCCAACGATCCGAACGTCATCACCACCGGCCCGGCGACGACCAATCCCAAAACAGGAAAGCCTTGGGGTATGGATTTCCCGATCATGACGATCGGCGATTTCGTTGATACGCAGAAAGGGCTGATGGAGCAACTGGGGATTGGGAAATGGCATGCTGTCATGGGCGCCTCCATGGGAGGGCTGCAAAGCTATGAATGGGCAGCACGCTATCCCGACAAGTTGGAGCGGGTGATTCCAGTCATTTCCTCTGGTTGGGCAGACGCGAATCTTATCGCGTGGCTGGACGTATGGGCGTCGCCGATCAAACTGGATCCAAACTGGAACGGTGGAGATTATTACACCGGCCAGGCGCCAAAAGCGGGGCTGGCTCAAGCCATGAAGACTTTAACACTGCAGGCAAATTCGGCAGAATGGACCGACGGCACATTTGGGCGTGACTGGGCCAGAGAAGGTGCGGATCCCGGGCAGAGTTGGGCGAATGACTATGAGGTTGTCACGAAGCTGAACGAGGCGGGCGCAGCACGGGTAGCCCAGTTAGATGCGAACCATTTCCTTTATCTGGTGCGCGCCAATCAATTGTTCGTCGCTGGACATCCCAAAGACAGCCTGTACAAAGGGCTCCTGGATATCGAGGTGCCCGTGATGCTGATCTATACCGATGAAGACCTGATTTTTCCCGGAAATGCAGTGCGAGAGACAGGAACGATTATCAAATCCGACGGTACGCCAGTCGAATTCGTCGAACTGGAAGGCACGCGAGGGCACATGGATGGCGTGTTGAGCATTGCTCAGGCAGGAGAGCGAATTCGAGCATTTCTTGAGGTCAAGTAG
- a CDS encoding IS630 family transposase has protein sequence MNIKFHIELSQSERDQLAALLSGGCHRSRKIKRAQILVAANEGFSDEVIAATLNVSGSTIYRTKRRFVEANLEGALSEEPRPGVERKLSSKEEALLVATACSKPPPGRARWTLELLADEMVRLTDHDQLSSETVRRRLAENHLKPWRKDMWCIPKIDGEYVARMEDVLDLYAETPDPQRPVVCFDESPTQLIGEVREPIAAKPGQLERYDCEYRRNGTVNLFVFMDAHRPWRRVKVTDRRTNQDFAECMRELVDVDYPDAPIIRVVMDNLSTHSAGALYDAFPAPQARRVLKRLEFHHTPKHASWLNMVEIEIGVLRSQCLDRRIDNKDTIIAEVAAWEQQRNAHGAKIQWMFTTENARKKLRKAYPVKES, from the coding sequence ATGAATATAAAGTTTCACATAGAGCTTAGCCAATCGGAACGTGACCAACTGGCCGCTTTGTTGAGCGGGGGGTGCCACAGGTCGCGCAAGATCAAGCGCGCCCAGATCCTGGTCGCAGCGAACGAAGGCTTCAGCGACGAGGTGATCGCGGCAACCTTGAACGTCAGCGGATCGACGATTTACCGGACCAAACGCCGGTTTGTGGAAGCCAATCTGGAAGGGGCGCTCAGCGAAGAACCGCGCCCGGGTGTTGAGCGCAAGCTATCGAGCAAGGAGGAGGCGCTGTTGGTAGCGACCGCCTGCTCAAAGCCGCCGCCCGGGCGAGCCCGCTGGACCCTGGAGCTTCTGGCAGATGAGATGGTCCGGCTCACCGATCATGACCAGTTGTCCTCGGAGACCGTGCGTCGCCGGCTGGCTGAGAACCATCTCAAGCCTTGGCGCAAAGACATGTGGTGCATCCCAAAGATCGATGGGGAATACGTCGCGCGCATGGAGGATGTTCTCGACCTCTACGCAGAAACGCCTGATCCACAAAGGCCCGTGGTCTGCTTCGACGAGAGCCCGACCCAACTCATCGGCGAAGTGCGCGAGCCCATTGCGGCCAAGCCTGGCCAGCTTGAACGCTACGATTGCGAGTATCGCCGAAACGGCACGGTCAATCTGTTTGTCTTCATGGACGCCCACCGGCCCTGGCGCAGGGTGAAGGTCACCGATCGGCGAACCAACCAAGACTTCGCCGAGTGCATGCGCGAACTGGTCGACGTCGATTATCCCGACGCGCCGATCATCCGCGTGGTGATGGACAACCTCTCCACTCATTCCGCCGGGGCGCTTTACGACGCATTTCCCGCCCCGCAAGCTCGAAGGGTGCTGAAGCGACTGGAGTTCCACCACACGCCCAAGCACGCCAGTTGGCTCAACATGGTCGAGATCGAGATCGGTGTCCTGCGTAGCCAATGCCTCGACCGTCGTATCGACAACAAAGACACCATAATCGCCGAAGTCGCAGCCTGGGAGCAGCAACGCAACGCCCACGGCGCAAAGATCCAATGGATGTTCACAACCGAAAATGCCCGCAAAAAGCTCCGTAAAGCTTACCCCGTCAAAGAGTCATAA
- a CDS encoding poly(R)-hydroxyalkanoic acid synthase subunit PhaE has translation MMSFLTTRAADSSLFAVAQGGEISEAIKRMAEAPRLADMCNLDRQVYALMAAWMDVIQRMAAYCAIASVPWSKAYERYSATLADMKEEDAEDFGWRKAFKAWSDIVNEELSSNQRSENFLAAQRDLLRAALDLRTRQQQMTDSVAKLFGVPSQRDFDELTRQITELRRELRASGRNAMRPKVQAASPHSHGRDEP, from the coding sequence ATGATGTCCTTCCTCACCACGCGCGCGGCCGACAGCAGTCTGTTTGCCGTCGCGCAGGGCGGTGAGATCTCGGAAGCCATCAAGCGCATGGCGGAAGCCCCGCGCCTTGCCGACATGTGCAACCTCGACCGGCAGGTCTACGCGCTGATGGCGGCCTGGATGGACGTGATCCAACGCATGGCGGCCTATTGCGCCATCGCCTCGGTGCCGTGGAGCAAGGCCTATGAACGCTATAGCGCCACGCTCGCCGACATGAAGGAAGAAGACGCCGAGGACTTCGGCTGGCGCAAGGCCTTCAAGGCGTGGAGCGACATTGTCAACGAGGAACTGAGCAGCAACCAGCGCTCGGAGAATTTCCTCGCCGCGCAGCGCGATTTGCTGCGCGCCGCGCTGGACCTGCGCACCCGCCAGCAGCAAATGACCGACAGCGTCGCCAAGCTGTTCGGCGTTCCGAGCCAGCGGGATTTCGACGAGCTGACGCGCCAGATTACGGAACTGAGGCGGGAGCTGCGCGCCTCAGGGCGCAACGCGATGCGGCCGAAGGTGCAGGCGGCGTCGCCACACAGCCACGGGAGGGATGAGCCATGA
- the attM gene encoding AttM family quorum-quenching N-acyl homoserine lactonase: MTDIRLYMLQSGTLKCKVHNIKMNQGNGADYEIPVPFFLITHPDGHTIIDGGNAIEVATDPRGHWGDICDVYWPVLDRNKGCVDQVKALGFDPAEVKYVVQSHLHLDHTGAIGRFPNATHIVQRAEYEYAFTPDWFAGGGYIRKDFDRPGLKWQFLNGTQDDFYDVYGDGTLTTIFSPGHAMGHQSFLVRLPNSEPLLLTIDAAYTLDHWEEKALPGFLASTVDTVRSVQKLRTIAERTGANVVTGHDPDAWSSFKKAPEYYS, encoded by the coding sequence GTGACGGATATCAGACTTTACATGCTTCAGTCCGGCACCCTGAAATGCAAAGTGCACAACATCAAAATGAATCAGGGAAATGGCGCTGATTACGAAATCCCGGTTCCCTTTTTCCTCATCACCCATCCCGACGGTCACACGATCATCGACGGTGGCAACGCCATTGAAGTGGCAACGGACCCGCGCGGCCATTGGGGCGATATTTGCGACGTGTACTGGCCCGTTCTTGACAGGAACAAAGGATGCGTCGATCAGGTCAAAGCTCTCGGCTTCGATCCGGCCGAGGTTAAATATGTCGTGCAGTCCCACCTGCATCTCGACCATACCGGCGCGATCGGCCGGTTCCCGAATGCCACGCATATCGTGCAGCGGGCCGAGTATGAATATGCTTTCACTCCCGATTGGTTTGCCGGTGGAGGCTATATCCGCAAGGATTTCGATCGCCCGGGTCTGAAATGGCAGTTTTTGAACGGCACTCAAGACGATTTCTATGATGTTTATGGTGACGGCACGCTGACGACGATCTTCAGTCCTGGCCATGCGATGGGCCATCAATCCTTTCTCGTCCGCCTTCCCAACAGTGAGCCGCTGCTTCTGACGATCGATGCGGCCTACACTCTCGACCATTGGGAAGAAAAGGCGCTGCCTGGCTTCCTCGCATCAACGGTGGATACCGTTCGCTCTGTACAAAAGCTGCGCACAATCGCGGAAAGGACGGGGGCCAATGTCGTCACCGGTCACGACCCGGATGCGTGGTCGAGCTTCAAGAAGGCACCAGAGTATTACTCTTGA
- a CDS encoding LexA family protein, whose amino-acid sequence MNPKMSPSLDPQAATARRGLTQIQGQYLAFIYAYSRIFKQPPAEADMRRHFGVTAPSVHQMVLTLEKAGFISRVPGAARSIQLLIPPEALPILR is encoded by the coding sequence ATGAATCCCAAAATGAGTCCCTCACTTGACCCGCAAGCCGCAACGGCAAGACGGGGCCTTACGCAGATCCAAGGCCAGTACCTGGCCTTCATCTACGCCTACAGCCGCATCTTCAAACAGCCTCCGGCCGAAGCCGACATGCGTCGCCACTTCGGCGTTACGGCTCCGTCTGTTCACCAGATGGTGCTGACCCTCGAGAAGGCGGGTTTTATATCTCGCGTGCCAGGCGCCGCACGCAGCATCCAACTTCTCATCCCACCAGAAGCCCTGCCAATTCTACGATAA